In Salvia miltiorrhiza cultivar Shanhuang (shh) chromosome 4, IMPLAD_Smil_shh, whole genome shotgun sequence, the DNA window TTTAGGTTTGTGAAATTGGTGTAGGGTTTGTCGATGTTCTTCGTCTTCGATTAGATTCATGAGTTTCAATACAGTTTCCGGTGGGAATTCGTCGAGCTCATGGAGCAGTCGACGTCAGTGCGATGAATGGGAGAATAATCCAAAGTTTTGTGCGTGCGAAGGTAAAAAGTGTAGGGCTTCCTTGATGACATCATGGACAGATGATAACCCCGGTAGGAGGTTCTACGGTTGTCGGAATTGGAAGGTATGTGCGTTGGTTTCATTGGTTGTGTTTTAGTTGAATTTTAAGTCGCTTGAActcctttttttttcatatCTTAGACAAaaaattgtggttattttgaTTGGATGGACGAACCTATGAGTGAAAGAGCAAAGGAAGTTATCAATGACTTGAAAAGGGAGAATCTCAAGCTCTTGAAGTTCAAGGAAAGCTCAAGGTCAAGCATTGATGTGGATAGTGAAATTGCTAAGCTTTGGGATGTTTTGCAAGCTTTGAAAGAAGAATCAAGGAAGATAAGGAAGAAAAGTAGATTTATGACATACATCTTGCTTGGCTCTTGGTTGATGTTTGTATATTTCGCTCtagcttagtttagtttgtctATGTAGCTTGATCTTGCTTGGCTCTCGGCACCTATCTTTTTTATGAAGGGTTAATGGCATGTAAATGTAAtaccccgcctatttatattaaatttagaattattttgaacttagattaagACGATTTATGccggagaaatgaaaatgagtttattccaacaaaattttttttcaaaagcttttataaaatttggtcttttgaatttatgtgcattgcataaattgaattatatgaatgcgattaattctatatgctaataatatttttaatactacatgatttaatttaagtctaagttaggctttaattattttgaatgtgTTGAGCCTCgacaaatattattttgg includes these proteins:
- the LOC131019943 gene encoding uncharacterized protein LOC131019943, whose translation is MSFNTVSGGNSSSSWSSRRQCDEWENNPKFCACEGKKCRASLMTSWTDDNPGRRFYGCRNWKTKNCGYFDWMDEPMSERAKEVINDLKRENLKLLKFKESSRSSIDVDSEIAKLWDVLQALKEESRKIRKKSRFMTYILLGSWLMFVYFALA